One window of Corynebacterium doosanense CAU 212 = DSM 45436 genomic DNA carries:
- a CDS encoding HAD family hydrolase, whose amino-acid sequence MDGTLVDSEPQWGVATYELSERLGNRLTPELRERTVGGSFINTLDICARHAGLTLADLDVDAERERMYARVSELIADIEPNPGVRSLLDELSLPMLVTTNTERILADPCIDAVGRDYFVDSITGDEVRDPKPAPDMYLEAAARVGADPGDCVVFEDSWAGMSAAAAAGCVVLGLARAVPEGVSSLFDLHGSLSLEGVTADHVEQWFARLH is encoded by the coding sequence ATGGACGGCACGCTGGTCGATTCCGAACCCCAGTGGGGTGTGGCCACCTACGAGCTGTCCGAGCGCCTGGGCAACCGGCTGACCCCGGAGCTGCGCGAACGCACCGTCGGCGGCAGCTTCATCAACACCCTCGACATCTGCGCACGCCACGCGGGCCTCACGCTGGCGGATCTCGACGTCGACGCCGAACGCGAGCGCATGTACGCGCGGGTGAGCGAGCTCATCGCGGACATCGAACCCAACCCCGGGGTTCGATCACTTCTCGACGAACTTTCCCTGCCCATGCTGGTGACCACCAACACCGAGCGCATTCTCGCCGATCCGTGCATCGACGCCGTCGGCCGCGACTACTTCGTGGATTCCATCACCGGGGACGAGGTGCGCGATCCCAAGCCGGCGCCGGACATGTACCTCGAGGCCGCGGCCCGCGTGGGCGCGGATCCGGGAGACTGTGTCGTGTTCGAGGACTCCTGGGCGGGCATGAGCGCGGCCGCCGCCGCGGGGTGTGTCGTCCTCGGCCTGGCCCGCGCGGTGCCCGAGGGAGTGAGCTCCCTGTTTGACCTTCACGGCTCGCTGAGCCTGGAGGGGGTCACGGCAGACCACGTTGAGCAGTGGTTCGCCCGCCTGCACTAG
- the mshC gene encoding cysteine--1-D-myo-inosityl 2-amino-2-deoxy-alpha-D-glucopyranoside ligase, which yields MRSWPIPEVPTVDGESVQLTLYDTADQQIRPVEGSGMYVCGITPYDSTHLGHAATYVTFDLIHRLLIDAGSDVNYVQNITDVDDPLFERAERDGVDWRDLGQSQIELFRTDMEQLSVIPPRDYIGAMESVDEVIEMVQTLLDRGAAYIVDDPEFPDVYASVHATSHFGYESNYTGEQMREAFAERGGDPDRPGKRDPLDALVWKAERDGEPAWDSPFGPGRPGWHVECSAIATNRLGAPFAVQGGGSDLAFPHHEFSAAHAEAATGVERMAGHYVHAGMIALEGTKMSKSLGNLVFVHKLTAAGHDPSAIRLGIYASHYRSDRDWSDEVLARAEQRLAAWRAGGGSLAETKAAVQELRECLADDLDTIGALEVVDRWAQGSGEDGRDLMRTALDGLLGVRL from the coding sequence ATGCGTTCGTGGCCCATACCTGAAGTCCCCACCGTCGACGGCGAGTCCGTGCAGCTCACGCTGTACGACACTGCCGACCAGCAGATCCGCCCGGTGGAGGGGTCCGGGATGTACGTCTGCGGCATCACCCCCTACGACTCCACGCACCTGGGCCACGCCGCCACGTACGTCACATTCGACCTCATTCATCGGCTGCTTATCGACGCCGGTTCCGACGTGAATTACGTGCAGAACATCACCGACGTCGACGATCCGTTGTTCGAACGCGCCGAGCGCGACGGCGTGGACTGGCGCGATCTCGGCCAGAGCCAGATCGAACTCTTCCGCACCGACATGGAGCAGCTCTCGGTGATCCCGCCGCGCGACTACATCGGGGCGATGGAATCAGTGGACGAGGTCATCGAGATGGTGCAGACCCTGTTGGACAGAGGCGCGGCCTACATCGTCGACGACCCCGAGTTCCCCGACGTCTACGCGTCCGTGCACGCCACTTCTCATTTTGGATATGAATCCAACTACACCGGGGAGCAGATGCGCGAGGCCTTCGCCGAGCGCGGCGGCGACCCGGACCGCCCCGGCAAACGCGACCCGCTGGACGCCCTGGTGTGGAAGGCCGAACGCGACGGCGAACCAGCGTGGGACTCGCCCTTCGGCCCGGGCCGTCCGGGTTGGCACGTCGAGTGCTCGGCGATCGCCACCAACCGCCTCGGCGCGCCGTTCGCCGTCCAGGGCGGCGGCTCCGACTTGGCCTTCCCGCACCACGAGTTCTCCGCCGCGCACGCCGAGGCCGCCACCGGGGTCGAGCGCATGGCCGGGCACTACGTGCACGCGGGCATGATCGCCCTCGAGGGCACCAAGATGTCCAAGTCGCTGGGCAACCTCGTCTTCGTGCACAAACTCACCGCCGCCGGCCACGACCCCTCGGCGATCCGCCTGGGCATCTACGCCAGCCACTACCGCAGCGACCGCGACTGGTCGGACGAGGTCCTCGCCCGCGCAGAGCAGCGCCTCGCGGCGTGGCGCGCGGGAGGCGGCTCCCTGGCCGAGACGAAGGCGGCCGTGCAGGAGCTGCGCGAGTGCCTCGCGGACGACCTGGACACCATCGGCGCCCTCGAGGTCGTCGACCGCTGGGCTCAGGGTTCGGGCGAGGACGGACGTGATCTCATGCGCACCGCGCTTGACGGGCTGCTCGGCGTGCGGCTCTAG
- a CDS encoding undecaprenyl-diphosphate phosphatase, with amino-acid sequence MITLASAAPAAPEAAADAMTWTQVIVLSIVQGLTEFLPVSSSGHLRIVSQLFWGQDAGASFTAVVQLGTEAAVLVFFAKDIWQIIVGWFRGLANKDERGLNYRMGWMVIVGTLPVGLAGFFLQDLIRDQLRNLWVTATVLVLFSFVFIAAEKFGRKDRPVEDLTMKDAIIMGLWQCLSLIPGVSRSGSTISGGLLRNIDREVATRFSFFLAIPAVLASGLFSLPDAFSPEAGQAATGPMLIVGSLICFVLGYISIAWLLRFVANHSFAWFAAYRIPAGLLLMLLLALGVIQPY; translated from the coding sequence ATGATCACACTCGCAAGCGCGGCGCCGGCGGCTCCCGAGGCCGCTGCAGACGCCATGACCTGGACCCAGGTCATCGTCCTCTCCATCGTCCAGGGGCTCACCGAGTTCCTCCCCGTCAGCTCCTCGGGGCACCTGCGCATCGTCTCGCAGCTCTTCTGGGGGCAGGACGCCGGCGCGTCGTTCACGGCCGTGGTCCAGCTGGGCACGGAGGCCGCGGTGCTGGTCTTTTTTGCCAAGGACATCTGGCAGATCATCGTCGGCTGGTTCCGCGGGCTGGCCAACAAGGACGAGCGCGGGCTGAACTACCGGATGGGCTGGATGGTCATCGTCGGCACCCTCCCCGTCGGCTTGGCCGGCTTCTTCCTCCAGGACCTCATCCGCGACCAGCTGCGCAACCTCTGGGTCACCGCGACCGTGCTCGTGCTGTTCTCCTTCGTCTTCATCGCCGCGGAGAAGTTCGGCAGGAAGGACCGCCCGGTGGAGGATCTGACCATGAAGGACGCCATCATCATGGGCCTGTGGCAGTGCCTCTCGCTCATCCCGGGCGTCTCCCGCTCTGGCTCGACCATCTCCGGCGGCCTGCTGCGCAACATCGACCGCGAGGTGGCCACCCGCTTCAGCTTCTTCCTGGCGATCCCGGCGGTGCTGGCCTCGGGCCTGTTCTCGCTTCCCGACGCCTTCAGCCCCGAAGCCGGCCAGGCGGCCACCGGCCCGATGCTCATCGTCGGCTCACTCATCTGCTTTGTGCTGGGTTACATCTCCATCGCCTGGCTGCTGCGTTTCGTGGCCAACCACTCCTTCGCCTGGTTCGCCGCCTACCGCATCCCGGCCGGCCTGCTGCTCATGCTCCTGCTCGCCCTGGGTGTCATCCAGCCGTACTAG
- a CDS encoding aldo/keto reductase encodes MKQRNVGRSGLRVSEIGVSTTNPDAVTRFLEEGGTLLDVSPASAPALAPVNPRDLVISAQIGVDPSQPVGQRVDCSRRALLGQLDDLLRGLGLEHVDLLSAGHFDPRTPPEEVADTLRWAVETGRARYAGVRGYRGWQLAVTPGMTAVHHEYSLLKRGAEEELFPAAGHLGTGVIAENPSAHGLLTGDSSPEAQAYTGSTARTVVDAVDTAGEGLGVSPASVALAWVLGRVDAVMVEAAEPADVARAVAAAATRVPRAIDRALDDVSRVG; translated from the coding sequence GTGAAGCAACGAAACGTGGGCCGCAGCGGACTCCGGGTCTCGGAGATAGGCGTATCGACGACAAACCCCGACGCGGTCACCCGCTTCCTCGAAGAGGGAGGAACGCTTCTCGACGTCTCCCCTGCCTCCGCTCCGGCCCTGGCCCCCGTGAACCCGCGCGATCTGGTGATCTCCGCCCAGATCGGTGTCGACCCCTCCCAACCGGTCGGCCAGCGGGTGGACTGCTCGCGGCGCGCCCTGCTGGGCCAGCTGGATGACCTGCTCCGCGGCCTGGGTCTGGAGCACGTCGACCTGCTCAGCGCCGGGCACTTCGACCCGCGCACTCCCCCGGAGGAGGTCGCCGACACGCTGCGGTGGGCCGTGGAGACCGGCCGGGCGCGCTACGCCGGGGTGCGGGGCTACCGCGGGTGGCAACTTGCCGTCACCCCGGGCATGACCGCCGTGCACCACGAATACTCCCTGCTCAAGCGCGGCGCGGAGGAGGAGCTGTTTCCGGCCGCCGGACACCTGGGCACGGGTGTCATCGCCGAGAACCCCTCCGCCCACGGCCTGCTCACGGGAGACAGCTCCCCGGAGGCGCAGGCGTACACGGGTTCCACCGCCCGCACGGTGGTCGATGCCGTGGACACCGCCGGCGAGGGCCTGGGGGTCTCCCCGGCGTCGGTGGCCCTGGCCTGGGTGCTGGGCCGAGTCGACGCCGTCATGGTCGAGGCCGCCGAGCCCGCGGACGTCGCCCGGGCGGTGGCGGCCGCGGCCACCCGGGTTCCCCGTGCGATCGATCGGGCTCTCGATGATGTGTCGCGGGTAGGGTGA
- a CDS encoding quinone-dependent dihydroorotate dehydrogenase, giving the protein MGVYDLALKAMFRIEPERIHELIMNALTLTQAVPPARFVLSRVLPVRDPVLSQELFGVTFPRPLGLAAGFDKNAAAPDVWTAVGFGHAELGTVTASPQPGNPAPRLFRLPEDKALLNRMGFNNLGAAQARRNMGRRNYRNVVGINIGKTKLAEDAVADYRTSATLFSDIADYIIVNVSSPNTPGLRDLQAVELLRPILTTVQECASIPVLVKIAPDLSDEDVDAVADLAVELGLAGIVATNTTISRAGLRTPDVESLGAGGISGAPVADRSLEVLRRLHSRVDGRLALISVGGIFTPEQAWERITAGADLLEGFTPMIYGGPGWIRDIHRGIAAQIRAHGLSNISEAVGSGLTWRSDAE; this is encoded by the coding sequence ATGGGTGTCTACGACCTGGCGTTGAAAGCCATGTTCCGCATCGAGCCGGAGCGCATCCACGAGCTCATCATGAACGCCCTCACGCTCACGCAGGCGGTCCCTCCGGCGCGGTTTGTCCTCTCCCGGGTGCTGCCGGTCCGCGACCCGGTCCTGTCCCAGGAGCTCTTCGGGGTCACCTTCCCGCGCCCGCTGGGCCTGGCGGCGGGATTCGACAAGAACGCCGCCGCCCCCGACGTGTGGACCGCCGTGGGGTTCGGCCACGCGGAGCTGGGCACGGTCACGGCCTCGCCCCAGCCGGGCAACCCCGCCCCGAGGCTGTTTCGTCTGCCCGAGGACAAGGCCCTGCTCAACCGCATGGGGTTCAACAACCTCGGTGCGGCGCAGGCTCGGCGCAACATGGGCCGGCGCAACTACCGCAACGTGGTGGGCATCAACATCGGCAAGACGAAGCTGGCCGAGGACGCCGTCGCCGACTACCGCACCTCCGCGACGCTGTTCAGCGACATCGCAGACTACATCATCGTCAACGTCTCCTCCCCCAACACCCCGGGCCTGCGCGACTTGCAGGCCGTGGAGTTACTTCGCCCGATCCTCACCACGGTGCAGGAGTGCGCGAGCATCCCGGTGCTGGTGAAGATCGCCCCGGACCTCTCCGACGAGGACGTCGACGCGGTGGCGGATCTCGCCGTCGAGCTGGGACTCGCCGGCATCGTGGCCACCAACACCACGATCTCCCGCGCGGGTCTGCGCACCCCGGACGTCGAGTCGCTCGGCGCGGGCGGCATCTCGGGCGCCCCGGTCGCCGATCGTTCCCTGGAGGTGCTCCGTCGCCTGCACTCGCGTGTCGACGGCCGTCTGGCTCTCATCAGCGTCGGCGGAATCTTCACGCCCGAGCAGGCCTGGGAGCGCATCACCGCCGGAGCGGATCTGCTGGAGGGTTTCACCCCCATGATCTACGGCGGGCCGGGTTGGATCCGGGACATCCACCGCGGCATCGCCGCGCAGATCCGGGCCCACGGCCTGTCGAACATCTCCGAGGCCGTGGGCTCCGGTCTCACATGGCGGAGCGACGCAGAATAA
- a CDS encoding YbhB/YbcL family Raf kinase inhibitor-like protein, with the protein MTNYNQSRFPGPDPYAPLKDLPTFTLTSTDIRDGEQLQEDQLADKSISPQLSWADLPEGTKSLAVTCLDPDAPTGAGFWHWSAFNIPVDTTELPSGAGSKADLGVGAVSLRNDSGAPEYYGAAPPEGHGPHRYLYAVHAVDVEKLDIDEDSPATVLGFNLYFHSIGRTIIWGWAETE; encoded by the coding sequence ATGACCAATTACAACCAGTCCCGATTCCCCGGACCCGACCCCTACGCACCCCTCAAGGACCTGCCCACCTTCACCCTCACGTCGACGGACATCCGCGACGGCGAGCAACTGCAGGAGGATCAGCTCGCGGACAAGTCGATCTCCCCGCAGCTGTCCTGGGCGGACCTTCCGGAGGGCACCAAGTCCCTCGCCGTGACGTGCCTCGACCCCGACGCCCCCACGGGTGCCGGATTCTGGCACTGGTCGGCGTTCAACATTCCCGTCGACACCACCGAGCTGCCGTCCGGTGCGGGTTCGAAGGCGGACCTGGGCGTGGGTGCGGTCTCCCTGCGCAACGACTCCGGCGCCCCCGAGTACTACGGCGCCGCCCCGCCGGAGGGCCACGGCCCGCACCGCTACCTCTACGCCGTGCACGCCGTTGACGTGGAGAAGCTGGACATCGACGAGGATTCCCCGGCAACCGTGCTCGGATTCAACCTGTACTTCCACTCGATCGGCCGGACCATCATCTGGGGCTGGGCAGAAACCGAGTAA
- a CDS encoding VTT domain-containing protein has protein sequence MASPSRSTLTRLLLLALFAAAGVAVMTLFDVPPLSTLRDWADALGPWFVVAFWFAYVGVTQFPVPRTILTLLSGILLGPGTGILVALTATAVSAAVSLVVVRGLLADWIRPRLTHPAIGRINSRLRQRGWAPVISLRMIAGVPFSVMNYAAAMTDVRVSTFAAATFLGSAPGTIATVLFGDTLTGEADPLIVAITVALAVAGIIGLAVDSRLPVKPEA, from the coding sequence GTGGCATCCCCCAGCAGATCCACACTGACGCGTCTTCTCCTCCTGGCCCTCTTCGCGGCCGCCGGGGTCGCCGTGATGACGCTGTTCGACGTGCCCCCGCTCTCCACCCTGCGGGACTGGGCCGACGCGCTGGGCCCGTGGTTCGTCGTGGCCTTCTGGTTCGCCTACGTGGGCGTCACGCAGTTTCCCGTGCCCCGGACGATCCTCACGCTGCTGTCGGGCATTCTCCTCGGGCCCGGGACGGGCATCCTCGTGGCGCTGACGGCCACGGCCGTCTCCGCCGCGGTGTCGCTGGTGGTGGTCCGTGGCCTGCTGGCCGACTGGATCCGACCCCGACTGACCCACCCGGCCATCGGCCGGATCAACTCTCGCCTGCGGCAGCGCGGGTGGGCGCCGGTGATTTCCCTGCGCATGATCGCGGGTGTGCCGTTCTCGGTGATGAACTACGCCGCGGCGATGACGGACGTGCGCGTCTCGACGTTCGCCGCCGCCACCTTCCTCGGCTCCGCCCCCGGTACCATCGCCACCGTGCTCTTCGGCGACACCCTGACCGGTGAGGCGGACCCCCTCATTGTCGCCATCACCGTCGCCCTCGCTGTGGCGGGAATCATCGGACTCGCGGTCGACAGTCGCCTCCCAGTCAAGCCCGAGGCGTAG
- a CDS encoding SPFH domain-containing protein, whose protein sequence is MTGTIIFALLVVFVILVVVKSIAIIPQGEAAVIERLGRYTRTVAGGITVLVPFIDSVRERVDTRERVVSFPPQAVITRDNLTVAIDIVVTFQITDPARAIYGVDNYINGVEQISVATLRDVVGGMTLEESLTSRDTINRRLRGELDAATAKWGLRISRVELKAIDPPPSIQQSMEMQMKADREKRAMILTSEGKRESDIKTAEGQKQARILTAEGEKHAAILKAEADRQAAILAAEGERASKYLNAQGEARAIQKVNAAIKSAKLTPEVLAYQYLEKLPEMAEGQASTMWMIPAQFGDTLEQFARSFASKGEDGVFRYEAPHVDEETKDMAETENIDDWFNTESSPEIARALAEANAVAQKPVPRADRPEASPRPGTRVDREPQSGATTAARALETGTTGDSFGPVTGYPVGEVDEVDR, encoded by the coding sequence ATGACCGGAACGATAATTTTTGCACTCCTGGTGGTCTTCGTCATCCTCGTGGTGGTGAAGTCCATCGCCATCATCCCGCAGGGTGAGGCGGCCGTCATCGAACGGCTCGGCCGGTACACCCGCACCGTCGCGGGCGGGATCACCGTGCTGGTGCCCTTCATCGACTCGGTGCGAGAGCGCGTCGACACACGTGAGCGTGTGGTCTCGTTCCCGCCCCAGGCCGTGATCACCCGGGACAACCTCACCGTCGCCATCGATATCGTGGTGACCTTCCAGATCACCGACCCCGCCCGCGCGATCTACGGCGTGGACAACTACATCAACGGCGTGGAGCAGATCTCCGTGGCCACGCTGCGTGACGTCGTCGGCGGCATGACCCTGGAGGAGTCCCTGACCTCGCGCGACACCATCAACCGCCGCCTGCGCGGCGAGCTGGACGCGGCCACCGCCAAGTGGGGCCTGCGTATCAGCCGCGTCGAGCTCAAGGCCATCGACCCGCCGCCGTCCATCCAGCAGTCCATGGAGATGCAGATGAAGGCGGACCGCGAGAAGCGCGCCATGATCCTCACCTCCGAGGGTAAGCGCGAGTCAGACATCAAGACCGCTGAGGGCCAGAAGCAGGCCCGCATCCTCACCGCCGAGGGCGAGAAGCACGCCGCGATCCTCAAGGCCGAGGCCGACCGCCAGGCCGCCATCCTCGCCGCCGAGGGTGAGCGTGCCTCCAAGTACCTCAACGCCCAGGGTGAGGCCCGGGCGATCCAGAAGGTCAACGCCGCCATCAAGTCGGCCAAGCTGACCCCGGAGGTGCTTGCCTACCAGTACCTGGAGAAGCTGCCGGAGATGGCCGAGGGACAAGCCTCCACCATGTGGATGATCCCCGCCCAGTTCGGCGACACCCTGGAGCAGTTCGCCAGGTCCTTCGCCAGCAAGGGCGAGGACGGCGTCTTCCGCTACGAGGCACCCCACGTCGACGAAGAAACCAAGGACATGGCCGAGACGGAGAACATCGACGACTGGTTCAACACCGAGTCCTCTCCGGAGATCGCCCGCGCTCTGGCCGAGGCCAACGCCGTGGCGCAGAAGCCGGTGCCACGCGCGGACCGCCCCGAGGCCAGCCCCCGGCCCGGCACCCGCGTCGATCGCGAGCCGCAGTCAGGCGCGACGACCGCTGCCCGGGCCCTCGAAACCGGGACGACCGGCGACTCGTTCGGCCCCGTCACGGGTTACCCCGTCGGCGAAGTCGATGAGGTGGACCGCTAG
- a CDS encoding NfeD family protein translates to MGALIWFITAVAFGLLELAAGEFTLLMLGGAALATAGVALADVPLWAELATFSAAAALLLLFLRPVLKRRLAKPLQADNHPRELVGTSAEVLEDIGAEGGQIRLDGSIWSARSLDPDVTFAEGERVRVADIDGPVAVVWKET, encoded by the coding sequence GTGGGAGCACTGATCTGGTTTATCACGGCCGTGGCCTTCGGCCTGCTCGAATTGGCGGCGGGGGAATTCACGCTGCTCATGCTCGGGGGCGCGGCCCTGGCCACCGCCGGGGTGGCCCTGGCGGACGTCCCACTGTGGGCGGAGCTGGCCACCTTCTCCGCCGCGGCAGCGCTCCTGCTCCTGTTCCTCCGCCCGGTGCTCAAACGGCGCCTGGCCAAGCCGCTCCAGGCGGACAACCACCCGCGCGAGCTGGTCGGCACGAGCGCTGAGGTCCTCGAGGACATCGGCGCCGAGGGCGGCCAGATCCGTCTCGACGGCTCCATCTGGAGCGCCCGTTCTCTAGACCCTGACGTCACCTTCGCCGAAGGCGAACGAGTGCGCGTCGCAGATATCGACGGCCCCGTCGCCGTCGTGTGGAAGGAAACATGA
- a CDS encoding DUF3097 domain-containing protein: MYEDIFSGHRRNRPREYPIVDATPGIVVEVHGDEFVGAIVGWEKTYDGEFVRLEDRRGRQRLFQTLRGGFLHEGERVSLRRPVKKQEPRKSNSGSRRVEGVQAKVAAPSRIWVEGIHDAAIVEQVWGHDLRVEGVVVEYLEGLDNLEQRLREFQPEPGRRVGVLADHLVKGSKETRMTQTVGEHVLVTGHPFIDIWAAVRPASVGITAWPEVPRGEDWKTGVCRRLGWSDPREGWHRVSSSVKSFRDLDPTLIGAVERLVDFVTDPEVNKRDLM; encoded by the coding sequence ATGTACGAGGACATTTTTTCCGGACACCGAAGGAACCGCCCCAGGGAATACCCCATCGTCGACGCCACGCCCGGCATCGTCGTCGAGGTGCACGGGGACGAGTTCGTGGGTGCAATCGTGGGGTGGGAGAAGACCTACGACGGCGAGTTCGTCCGCCTCGAGGACCGCCGGGGAAGGCAGCGGCTGTTCCAGACCCTGCGGGGAGGGTTCCTCCACGAGGGAGAGCGCGTGAGCCTGCGCCGGCCCGTGAAGAAGCAGGAACCCAGGAAGTCCAACTCCGGCTCGCGGCGGGTCGAGGGGGTGCAGGCCAAGGTGGCCGCCCCGTCACGCATCTGGGTGGAGGGCATCCACGACGCCGCCATCGTGGAACAGGTCTGGGGCCATGACCTGCGGGTTGAGGGGGTTGTGGTCGAGTACCTCGAGGGTCTGGACAATCTGGAGCAGCGGCTGCGGGAGTTTCAACCCGAGCCGGGCCGGCGTGTCGGGGTGCTCGCCGACCATCTGGTCAAGGGCTCCAAGGAGACGCGGATGACGCAGACCGTCGGGGAACACGTGCTGGTGACGGGTCACCCGTTCATCGACATCTGGGCCGCCGTGCGCCCGGCGAGTGTGGGCATCACGGCGTGGCCCGAGGTTCCGCGCGGGGAGGACTGGAAGACCGGGGTCTGCCGGCGGCTCGGCTGGTCCGACCCGCGGGAGGGCTGGCACCGGGTCTCCAGCTCGGTGAAGTCCTTCCGCGACCTGGACCCCACGCTCATCGGTGCGGTGGAGCGGCTGGTGGACTTCGTCACCGACCCGGAGGTCAACAAACGCGACCTCATGTAG
- a CDS encoding ferrochelatase, with the protein MPYNEYDALLVLSFGGPEGNDEVLPFLQNVTRGRGIPDERLVEVGKHYYHFDGVSPLNALNREIISNLEAELTRRGTELPVYFGNRNWHPFAEDAAAQMVKDGVRNALVFATSAWAGFSACLQYNEDIRRIRESHPELRLTKLRQFYDHPLFIAEMADAVREAYAEVPEDRRDHTRLLFTAHSVPTDADNRAGGEGGKNLYSRQVAEASRLIAAEVGVADYDLVWQSRSGNPATPWLEPDVVDHTEAIAQSDGVRSVVVCPVGFISDHMEVVWDLDTELQEAADDLDVTVHRTRTAGPSQRFSTMVADLIAEMTDDKPAQGIGQLSVQGCTVNGAACRPGCCSEL; encoded by the coding sequence ATGCCTTACAACGAATATGATGCGCTGCTGGTCCTCTCCTTCGGCGGGCCGGAAGGCAACGACGAAGTCCTTCCGTTCCTGCAGAATGTGACCCGGGGCCGGGGCATCCCGGACGAGCGCCTGGTCGAGGTGGGCAAGCACTACTACCACTTCGACGGCGTCAGCCCGCTCAACGCTCTCAACCGCGAGATCATCTCCAACCTCGAGGCGGAGCTGACCCGCCGCGGCACGGAGCTGCCGGTGTATTTCGGCAACCGCAACTGGCACCCGTTTGCCGAGGATGCCGCCGCGCAGATGGTCAAGGACGGTGTGCGCAACGCCTTGGTGTTCGCCACCTCCGCATGGGCGGGTTTCTCCGCGTGCCTGCAGTACAACGAGGACATCCGTCGGATCCGCGAATCCCACCCCGAGCTGCGGCTGACCAAGCTGCGGCAGTTCTACGACCACCCGCTCTTCATCGCGGAAATGGCCGACGCCGTGCGCGAGGCCTACGCCGAGGTTCCCGAGGATCGCCGGGACCACACCCGACTGCTGTTCACTGCGCACTCGGTGCCCACCGATGCCGACAACCGCGCCGGCGGCGAGGGCGGCAAGAACCTCTACTCCCGCCAGGTCGCGGAGGCCTCCCGCCTCATCGCCGCGGAAGTCGGCGTCGCCGACTACGACCTCGTCTGGCAGTCCCGCTCCGGCAACCCGGCCACCCCCTGGCTGGAGCCGGACGTGGTCGACCACACCGAGGCCATCGCGCAGTCTGACGGAGTGCGTTCTGTGGTGGTCTGCCCGGTGGGCTTCATCTCCGACCACATGGAGGTCGTGTGGGACCTGGACACGGAGCTGCAGGAGGCGGCGGACGATCTCGACGTCACCGTGCACCGCACCCGCACGGCGGGACCGTCGCAACGCTTCTCGACGATGGTGGCCGACCTCATCGCCGAGATGACCGACGACAAGCCTGCCCAGGGCATCGGTCAGCTCAGCGTCCAGGGCTGCACCGTCAACGGCGCCGCCTGCCGGCCGGGCTGCTGCTCCGAGCTCTAA
- a CDS encoding DUF6676 family protein yields MTDPAELAHQLSVDQVAFADLPDDPALQDQLVEALDEGTGIVITPPGGETPAGLRDLAQDVLDASELDTVIVRSPDALAAVSHVHSRSSLESAQEHLVAQPDYVVGVREFLGEVGSFDMPWLALAAVAALALLAVVAWTAVSVRSTGLTQ; encoded by the coding sequence ATGACTGATCCTGCGGAGCTCGCCCACCAGTTGAGTGTCGACCAGGTCGCCTTCGCCGACCTCCCGGACGACCCGGCCCTACAGGATCAGCTCGTCGAGGCGCTGGACGAGGGGACCGGGATCGTGATCACCCCGCCGGGCGGCGAGACCCCTGCCGGGCTACGTGATCTCGCGCAGGACGTGCTGGACGCCTCCGAGCTGGACACCGTCATCGTGCGCAGTCCCGACGCCCTGGCCGCGGTCAGCCATGTGCATTCCCGATCCTCGCTGGAGAGCGCGCAGGAGCACCTCGTCGCGCAGCCCGACTATGTCGTGGGGGTCCGGGAGTTCCTCGGGGAGGTGGGCTCCTTCGACATGCCGTGGCTGGCCCTCGCGGCGGTCGCCGCGCTGGCTCTGCTGGCGGTGGTGGCGTGGACCGCCGTTTCCGTCAGGTCCACAGGCTTGACCCAATAG